In Phragmitibacter flavus, one DNA window encodes the following:
- a CDS encoding DUF4886 domain-containing protein — MMKIFFALMLMVGVVGPVPGVLAETAGEKNKKTVRLLTIGNSFSRDATMFLKDLVKAGGHELIHDSIVVGGASLELHATKAQKFEADANDPAGLYKDGKSLKAHLLAEKWEVVTIQQASIKSHDVDTFRPFARILFDYIKKHAPDARVVFHETWAYRSDDPRFSVKNKKVGEPLTQQAMFEGLKGAYGEVAKELGTGMIPTGNAFYLADTDAVWGYRRDEKFEVKSAKPPALPDQTHSLHVGRVWKKGKDGRLTLAMDGHHASKAGQYLGACVFYESLFGGVVEVDFAPKGLESEYAAFLRKTAQRAVEEMKP; from the coding sequence ATGATGAAGATTTTTTTCGCGTTGATGTTGATGGTAGGGGTGGTGGGTCCGGTGCCGGGGGTTTTGGCGGAGACGGCAGGAGAGAAGAACAAAAAGACGGTGCGGTTGTTGACGATTGGGAACAGTTTTTCGCGGGATGCGACGATGTTTTTAAAAGACTTGGTGAAGGCGGGCGGGCATGAGCTGATCCATGACTCGATTGTGGTGGGCGGGGCAAGCCTTGAGCTGCATGCAACGAAGGCGCAGAAGTTTGAGGCGGATGCGAATGATCCGGCGGGTCTATACAAAGATGGCAAGAGCTTGAAGGCGCATCTGCTGGCGGAGAAGTGGGAGGTGGTGACGATCCAGCAGGCGAGCATCAAGAGTCATGACGTGGATACCTTCCGGCCCTTTGCGCGAATTTTGTTCGACTACATCAAGAAGCACGCACCGGATGCGCGGGTGGTTTTTCATGAGACGTGGGCTTATCGAAGTGATGATCCGAGGTTTTCGGTGAAGAACAAAAAGGTGGGGGAGCCGTTGACCCAGCAGGCGATGTTTGAAGGGTTGAAGGGGGCTTATGGTGAGGTGGCGAAGGAGTTGGGAACCGGGATGATTCCGACGGGAAACGCGTTTTATCTGGCGGATACGGATGCGGTATGGGGGTATCGTCGGGATGAGAAGTTTGAGGTGAAATCAGCGAAACCTCCGGCTTTGCCTGATCAGACGCATTCATTGCACGTGGGCCGGGTTTGGAAGAAGGGTAAGGATGGCAGGCTGACGCTGGCGATGGATGGTCATCATGCCAGCAAGGCGGGACAGTATCTGGGGGCCTGTGTGTTTTATGAGTCGTTGTTTGGCGGGGTGGTGGAGGTGGATTTTGCTCCGAAAGGTTTGGAGTCGGAATATGCGGCGTTTCTGCGCAAAACGGCGCAGCGGGCGGTGGAGGAGATGAAACCTTAA
- a CDS encoding type II toxin-antitoxin system RelE/ParE family toxin has translation MKVSWLESAECEFYDAALYYGSIDSDLGEQFAACAEVAVAEIAAHPELFRKFDGQVRKARLRRFPYAIVYLLNSDTIRIVAMMHLHKQPGYWRKRIR, from the coding sequence ATGAAGGTCAGCTGGCTTGAATCCGCTGAATGTGAATTCTACGACGCGGCGCTCTATTATGGCAGCATCGACTCTGATCTTGGAGAACAGTTTGCCGCCTGCGCAGAGGTGGCCGTGGCTGAAATAGCCGCGCATCCAGAACTCTTTAGGAAGTTTGACGGTCAAGTGCGCAAAGCTAGGCTCAGGCGGTTTCCGTATGCCATCGTCTATTTGCTCAACTCTGATACCATCCGGATTGTCGCAATGATGCATCTCCACAAACAACCGGGCTACTGGCGGAAAAGGATTAGATGA
- a CDS encoding putative quinol monooxygenase, with amino-acid sequence MISLLITVEVDPTRVDEFIAYITEEAADARTKEPGCRRFEISQSIDTPNHFSLAEAYDDLEALEAHRNTPHFILFKERASNGLILNKTAILGNIIDS; translated from the coding sequence ATGATCTCCCTCCTCATCACCGTCGAAGTCGACCCCACCCGCGTCGACGAATTCATCGCCTACATCACCGAAGAAGCCGCCGACGCACGCACCAAGGAACCCGGCTGCCGCCGTTTTGAAATCAGCCAGAGCATCGACACCCCCAACCACTTCAGCCTGGCCGAAGCCTACGACGACCTCGAAGCCCTCGAAGCCCATCGCAACACCCCCCACTTCATCCTCTTCAAAGAACGCGCCTCCAACGGCCTCATCCTCAACAAAACCGCCATCCTCGGCAATATCATCGACTCCTAG
- a CDS encoding addiction module protein — MTSAAETLLENALRLPLEERCRIATRLIESVDEEDDLDLSPEWQAEIDRRVESVRNGTAKLVPHEEVITSLKNKLSEQRGATSPP, encoded by the coding sequence ATGACTTCCGCCGCAGAAACGCTCTTGGAAAACGCCCTTCGACTCCCTCTGGAAGAACGTTGCCGCATCGCTACTCGTCTTATTGAGAGCGTGGACGAGGAAGACGATCTAGATCTCAGCCCAGAATGGCAGGCCGAAATCGACCGTCGCGTGGAGTCCGTGCGCAACGGCACTGCCAAACTGGTGCCGCACGAAGAAGTCATTACCTCACTAAAGAACAAGCTTTCCGAGCAACGCGGAGCCACCTCTCCTCCATGA